A genomic segment from Juglans regia cultivar Chandler chromosome 14, Walnut 2.0, whole genome shotgun sequence encodes:
- the LOC109013006 gene encoding abscisic acid 8'-hydroxylase 2 translates to MQQLFPFSTFFASFRSHEPAILIMPLLFCSLLLLLLLQMFLRWCQPRHKRLPPGSMGWPYIGETIKLYTENPNSFFSNRQKRYGDIFKTHILGCPCVMISSPEAARIVLVSQAHLFKPTYPPSKEKMIGPEAIFFHQGPYHSRLKKLVQASFLPSAIRGSVSEIERIVLKLLPTWKNRTINTLQEMKRYAFEVAMISAFGDKLDSEMEGIKSLYLCLEKGYNSMPLNLPGTPFRKAMKARKLLNETLRRLIEKRRAGSGRNGGGLLGVLLGAAKDEKLNQLSDSQIGDNIIGVIFAAHDTTASVLTWVLKYLLDNGNLLDAVTREQEGIQRKLFEANRGLTWEDTRQMPLTGRVIQETLRAASILSFTFREAVQDVEFGGYFIPKGWKVLPLFRTIHHCAEFFPQPEKFDPSRFEAPPRPNTYMPFGNGVHACPGSELAKLEMLILLHHLSTSYRWEAMEHEDGIQYGPFPVPKRGLPIKVTLRNKKQP, encoded by the exons ATGCAGCAGCTTTTCCCATTCTCAACCTTTTTTGCAAGCTTTCGTTCTCATGAGCCTGCTATTCTCATTATGCCATTGCTATTCTGCTCTTTGTTGCTGCTGCTACTGCTGCAAATGTTCCTCCGCTGGTGCCAACCCAGGCACAAACGCCTGCCCCCTGGTTCAATGGGTTGGCCCTACATAGGAGAGACCATCAAGCTCTACACTGAAAACCCAAATTCCTTCTTTTCGAACAGGCAAAAACG GTATGGGGATATCTTTAAGACCCACATATTAGGTTGCCCCTGTGTAATGATTTCCAGCCCAGAGGCAGCAAGAATTGTTCTAGTGAGTCAGGCTCATCTGTTCAAGCCAACTTATCCGCCAAGCAAGGAGAAAATGATAGGGCCAGAGGCTATATTCTTTCATCAGGGACCCTACCATTCAAGGCTCAAGAAGCTAGTTCAGGCTTCCTTTCTGCCCTCTGCAATTAGAGGATCAGTCTCGGAGATTGAGCGTATTGTTCTGAAACTTCTCCCCACTTGGAAGAATCGCACCATTAACACCTTGCAAGAGATGAAGAGG TATGCTTTTGAAGTGGCAATGATTTCGGCATTCGGAGACAAACTCGACTCAGAAATGGAAGGAATAAAAAGTTTGTATCTGTGCCTTGAGAAGGGCTACAATTCTATGCCTCTAAATCTACCGGGAACTCCCTTTCGCAAGGCAATGaag GCAAGGAAGCTTCTGAATGAGACATTGAGAAGATTAATCGAAAAGAGGAGAGCGGGATCAGGGAGAAATGGCGGTGGCTTGTTGGGAGTATTACTGGGAGCTGCCAAAGACGAGAAGCTCAATCAGCTTAGCGATTCTCAAATTGGAGACAATATAATTGGAGTAATCTTTGCTGCTCATGATACAACTGCAAGTGTCCTTACGTGGGTTCTTAAGTATTTGCTCGATAATGGCAACCTCCTAGATGCCGTGACG AGGGAACAAGAAGGAATTCAACGCAAACTATTTGAGGCAAATCGTGGACTTACGTGGGAGGATACTCGGCAAATGCCGTTGACTGGCCGG GTGATTCAAGAAACACTGAGAGCTGCAAGCATACTCTCATTTACATTCAGAGAAGCTGTCCAAGATGTTGAATTTGGGGGCTACTTTATCCCCAAGGGTTGGAAGGTTCTACCTCTCTTCAGAACCATTCATCACTGTGCTGAGTTCTTCCCACAACCCGAAAAGTTTGACCCTTCAAGATTCGAG GCGCCACCAAGACCTAACACGTACATGCCGTTCGGGAATGGAGTCCATGCCTGTCCAGGCAGTGAGCTGGCCAAGCTTGAGATGCTCATCCTTCTTCACCACCTCAGCACCTCTTACAg GTGGGAAGCTATGGAACACGAGGATGGGATACAATATGGCCCTTTCCCGGTACCCAAACGGGGTTTACCTATAAAGGTAACCCTAAGGAACAAGAAGCAGCCATga